In one window of Prevotella sp. E13-17 DNA:
- a CDS encoding PAS domain-containing sensor histidine kinase, whose product MILLDSIFSSFITINILMVFVMIFILAMTFFIVNRRFSIVTAQNQLLKALTLYVKHHESFDNEEEEHLDTSLAELGENYQRAFESTLAAMSFYTPDGKLIEVNNAMRKLCHFDEKGDTYYLHVNMFDTPHLIKDFKRDRTEEFHVCQHMYQPEIGIDQFIEAKIRPVFDNEGNKAFYMFAARDITDERRTYLEQQHRDKELQEANSTIMEYESELRYLLESSKMFVWHTIDKEGIIHFSQSLRDKGYTETFEEYISTINISQRAQAAKALKELLNSDEPLNTIHLFDRTFLDDQSGWYLISGVPFYDEKGERTGYMGIVKDVSGLMEAQEKLKEETLRAENSGRLKSVFLANMTHEIRTPLNAIVGFSDLLQMVDEPEDRKEFIRIIRNNCDMLMRLIDDILEASDMNQGPQSIHPEDVDFAVAFNDICETLRQRVQNPNVTFIAENAYQSFNTCIDKGRIQQVVTNFVTNAVKYTKEGHIKVGYQYTTCPNKPADSERGLYIYCEDTGAGIPKEKQADVFKRFVKLNDFVQGTGLGLSISKSIAERCNGDIGVTSEGEGHGSTFWLWIPCQLKG is encoded by the coding sequence ATGATATTGTTGGATTCCATATTCTCTTCATTCATCACCATCAACATTCTGATGGTTTTTGTGATGATATTCATTCTGGCGATGACCTTCTTCATCGTGAACAGGCGATTTAGCATCGTCACAGCCCAAAATCAGCTACTGAAGGCATTAACACTTTATGTGAAGCACCATGAGTCTTTCGACAATGAAGAAGAAGAGCATCTCGACACCTCATTAGCAGAGCTTGGAGAAAACTACCAAAGGGCTTTCGAGAGTACCCTCGCGGCCATGTCGTTCTATACGCCTGACGGCAAACTAATAGAGGTAAACAATGCCATGCGCAAGCTGTGCCACTTTGATGAGAAGGGCGACACCTACTACCTCCATGTCAACATGTTCGACACCCCTCATCTCATCAAGGACTTTAAACGTGACAGAACAGAGGAGTTTCACGTATGCCAGCACATGTATCAGCCTGAGATTGGCATTGACCAGTTTATCGAGGCAAAGATTCGTCCTGTATTTGACAACGAGGGTAACAAAGCGTTCTATATGTTTGCCGCACGCGACATCACCGACGAACGCAGAACGTATCTTGAGCAACAGCATCGCGACAAGGAATTGCAGGAGGCCAATAGCACCATCATGGAATACGAGAGCGAGCTACGCTATTTGCTGGAAAGCAGCAAAATGTTTGTATGGCACACCATCGACAAAGAGGGTATCATACACTTCTCGCAATCGCTGCGCGACAAAGGCTATACAGAAACTTTCGAAGAGTATATCTCTACCATCAACATATCGCAGCGTGCACAAGCTGCCAAGGCTCTGAAAGAGCTATTGAATAGTGATGAACCACTCAACACGATACATCTCTTCGACCGTACATTCCTCGACGACCAGTCTGGCTGGTACTTGATCAGCGGCGTACCTTTCTACGACGAGAAGGGGGAAAGAACAGGCTACATGGGCATCGTGAAAGACGTGAGTGGACTCATGGAGGCTCAGGAGAAATTGAAAGAGGAGACCCTGCGTGCCGAGAATTCTGGCCGACTGAAGAGTGTCTTTCTGGCCAATATGACCCACGAGATACGCACACCGCTGAATGCCATCGTGGGATTCTCTGACTTGCTGCAGATGGTCGATGAGCCTGAAGACCGCAAAGAGTTCATTCGCATCATCCGCAATAACTGCGACATGCTGATGCGACTCATCGACGACATCCTCGAAGCGTCCGACATGAATCAGGGACCGCAATCCATCCATCCGGAAGACGTTGACTTTGCAGTGGCATTCAACGATATCTGCGAGACCCTGCGACAGCGTGTGCAGAATCCCAATGTGACATTTATCGCTGAAAACGCTTATCAGTCATTCAACACCTGCATCGACAAAGGACGTATCCAGCAGGTGGTCACCAACTTTGTGACCAACGCTGTGAAATACACTAAAGAGGGACATATCAAGGTGGGCTATCAATACACCACCTGTCCTAACAAGCCTGCCGACAGCGAGAGAGGACTTTACATCTACTGTGAAGACACGGGGGCAGGCATTCCGAAAGAAAAACAAGCAGATGTATTCAAGCGCTTCGTCAAGCTCAACGACTTCGTACAGGGCACAGGCCTGGGACTGAGCAT